The Phyllopteryx taeniolatus isolate TA_2022b chromosome 2, UOR_Ptae_1.2, whole genome shotgun sequence nucleotide sequence tCCTGCCCTTTTGGGGAGTATAATATTGACTGCTTGTTtacttatttaattttgtttggaggaaaaatattgtatttggtatacagtatatatatttaaaaaatgtcctatttgattttttaaaggggtggaaaattactggtaaatttccatggtAATTTAAGATGGGTAAGTTTTGGAAATATTCAAAATTTGAAACTTTGCATGAGAATTATGGGAATTAACTGGGATTGAGGGTAATTTAATGGAGCGGCGTCATCTTaaagcaaataaatgtaaacattttcttttgtcatcAGCAGGCATCCATGCAAAATAGGTATCTCTCCCTGCCCACATGCGAGAGCATTACAATACCTTAATTAATTgctctcttttttcccccacactttGTATATGAAGCTCGCTCGTGCCAACCTCTTTGCCAGTAAGACCTGGACCAGGCTTTCTCCGTCGCTGCCTCGACACTGCGGAACGcactcccatttaacatcagACCTGCCACTACCCTTCAATGTAGCCTAACCCAACTAACCTCCCTCTCTGGAAACATAGAcgttgtgtgttgttgttttcctcaatgtaaagcatctttgagtacTAAGAAAAGCGCAAACAATCAACCAAGCGAAGTCTTGTAACTCAAAGTCAAGGTGTACCACTGTATGTGCATTAAATGTGGTTGTTTTGGTCAGGATCATGCTAAAAGATATTTTTTCCAACTACACCAGAGTTCCCTATTAAGAACCAACcttcaattttgtaaattcctggtttattcctGTTTATTCACATTAATTACCATGGAAAGTTTCAAACTTGAAATATTCCAGGAATTTGCACATGGCGATTCAGTATGAATAGTTTCCTTTTAAATTTAGGTGACTTGAGTTAATAATAGCGTgaagtgtttttaaatgtaagtgTTGTGCTTgttctttactttttttctcacatttaaTTGATATCAGCGTGCTGCTCACTGTATCAGCCACTTAAGATGGCATTTAAATGCTCCAACTTTAGCCACTGTGCAAATGACGTGAGCACAAGCAAGTGACTTAACTGCACCTCACGGTTGGCCAGCGTTGCCTCACAGCTTTCAAATTCATTAACAGTAATTGAGCTCTTTCCCCCTTTGTCCTTGACCCAGATGCAGAAAACCGACAAAGCCTGTCACAGAATGGCATCACCCACATCCTCTCTGTGTATAACAACGCCAGACCTGTATTTGAGGTAAGTGCAGCAGACCTACTGCAAACTCCCAAACACTATGAACCAAATGCATTCATATCGCGTCTTCTGATGCAGTGATTGTCAAGTGTGTTACGGCTACCATGAGTTGTACACTGGCACCCTCTAGTGGTCTGCGAAAGAATCACTTCCCCAGTACAGTTTAATTGTActtaattcaataaaaaaaaaaattataacagtttgttattaaacattaaattaggtttttttttttatttaactttaatgtGCAGTACAttgtaattgaatcattaagtacAATTTGTTTAATATACTAATATTAAATGCAGTGTTCATGTTCAAGCTGCATTATATTACAACATTATTAAATAGACTTTTTAGGGATAAAACCTCTGtagtttttgatgaacacgtTTGCCTTCTGCACTACTCTGTTTTATTGGTCGTGAtttcgtattttttttttaggtggtactttgtgtaaaagGTTTTGAGAACCACCACTGTTCCAATGGGCCGTTTCCTTcagtttttaatcatgtcatgTGTCTTGTTAGCCAGCAGGGGACAGTGATGAGCTGTAGTTGATGCAAGGGTAATGATGGTTGTGTAAGTGGACCATAAATATAttgaaattattatattttgtgaAGATGAATTATACATTCATATAAGACAGTCATCCCATTATTAGATGCCTCTAAGTTTcttttacaaatacatttgttccattttgattgacactgactGTCAGATATGTTTTAGTTAGTGATGtggaactgtactgcatcatactgagagctgcttctaatattttggttatctttgtaaaggcaaaattCTGTTTACAGCTTTTGTACCGTGTTTCATTAGGTTGTACAGGTGTAACTACTAAAGTGGTTGGTGGGTGTACTTAATAAACTTGAAATGCTAGCCAGCCACAATGTATCCCACCATACACAgacctgatttattttttaaattcatttttatctAACCTTTATTTGTCCAGATAAGGccattgagaacagattctcatgtGCAACACCAACCTGGCAGCCTTTCCTGATGCATTTCTGATATTTATTTCACCCTATGAGAAAGTTAGGTACTGTTTCACCAGTCCCTCAACcctttgacaaaaacaaaaaaacaacaacaacataaattcATCAAAACTGAAGTAGGCAACACTACTGGCCTATGTTGGGATCTCTTGCAGCGTCCTTTGTCTATTACAAAGGTTCATCACGTTGAACCCTGATAATAACTGttacgcggcacggtggttgactgtttagagtgtcagcctcacagttctgaggaccggggttcaatccacacgcctgtgtggagtttgcatgttctctccgtgcctgggtgggttttctccggccactccggtttcctcccacatcccataaacatgcatgaattggagacgctaaattgcccgtaggtgtgaatgtgagtgcgaatgattgtttgtttgtatgtgtcctgcaattggctggcaaccagttcagggtgtaccccgcctgcccgatgatagctgggataggctccagcacgcccgcgaccctagtgagaagcggctcagaaaatggatggatggatggaataactGTTACGTTGTCACATGACGAGGAACACGCATCCGAGACAACAACAGGCGCTATTTGTTTTATAGTAACCTCTTCTGCGTGTCACAATAATTGCTCTGATTAATTGCATAGTTATTCATGTATGTTTTGCAGGACAAGACCTACCTTTGTATTCACGCAGCGGATGCTTCCAGCCAGAATCTGTGAGTATAAAATGCACACATAGGCAGCCTTCAACCTTCTGACATTTTCCTCATAGTTAAGATTACCCTGACATTTGAAAGATGTATGAATCACTCAAAaaggttttattattattttttgtcaacaaaTGTTTCTAATAGTTAGCCTAATCTGATCATTTATTGGTGTGGGAGTAGTAGTCCTTCTCTAATTCAGTAATGTTGCTAACGACATatggtctatttttttttctatttctttatGAACATTGCAGAAAGTGCTCGATGGGGTAATTCCGTGTGTCATCTTAGTGGTGTTGAAAGCATCATGAGCTGGCCCTCCACCCTTGCAGCAGTCCCATGAGTCACAGTGTTTATATTAATCTCCATGTAGCTTCTGTTCATGCAACTCTAGCTTGACTCATTTTGGACCAGACATGCAGCACAGGCGCTAAGCGCCTTCCACAAGGGCCGATcacatttttgacacatttcacGGTACAGAAAAAGCTGGCTTTCGTGACCTGAGGTGACCACCTACTTGGCAGTTTTTGAGGCAGGGTTTGATTCTTGCAGCACTGTGGTGGTTGACGGATTAATGAAAAATACACTGGAGTCGACCATCTATATTCTTGAGAAAATATAGaatgataaaacaaataaatatatcaacAGCAACAAATACTAATAAggaaactgaacaaaaaaaatcttgcatgaaataaaaaaaatcttaagggAACTCTATTACAATAATTTTGACTTTGTTGCTTAGTATGCTTGCTTCTgcaaaaaatggatgctacttcatcaAGCATCATTCTTATGCCAACACATAACTTGTATGTTTGTGCCATGAAAATACAGTGGATCCCCTGTCCACCCGCAaatcagtttcagtttattttttgaaaggggacaatgcaatttcataaaacacatgaagtacacatggttaaaaaagccagaattagccagaaggctagttttcatctgtagtcccctggccatgatgtaaaaaagcagtaaaatacatctacaagacaatataatacaggatacataatcaaactatactattaagagagaataaaaccataatttttttgatcataacaaaaagacaacataacatacttgtcttttagtgttggcagctataggtgttaactagccacattttcagtttttttgtgaaggccttgtatgttgtaagcagtttaacctccttaggtactgagttccactcaccagcgctcctcactgaccaggctgacttactgaaagtgctcctgcgcagaggaatgagacagtcacctctgacagagcctcgagtgacacgctcagagctgtttctctggctgatgaactcagccagaggagctggggccaaatcatgcagtactttataaatcaaatttaaatctgcaaatatgtgaagacggtcccagtttaaaagactgtattttttaaaattgcacagtgatgatagtgccttggttttttatccatcactttaattacttgtttgtacaaaacttccaatgttttttttgcattctgaccagcctgggaccaactggttatgcaatagttaaagtgactaagaatcattgaatgcaggtacatttttgcagcttcagttgacatttcattccgaattgcacgaaaatttgcgaggtttaatttgatatttttacacaatttgtcaatatgggctttaaaggaaagctgtgaatctattattaacccaagatatttgtattggctgacaatttgcattttttctccattaacaagtatgtcggggtcaggtgatactctatttgttttagtgaaatacatgcctacagttttagaaacgtttagctgtagacagcactcctgcaaccaagttgtgacacaggacattgtattagtgagtttagcagcaacagtatctctggagcgaccatgaacaaagaaaactgtgtcgtctgcatacattacgcactctgcttcagagcaaacagtgggcaaatcgttgatataaagactaaataaaagggggcccaatattgatccctgagggactccagatgttagcctaagagactctgatctgcagttgttaactgatacagattgtgttcggtcatgcagatatgattcaatccagctcacagctttgcgagagaagttaaattttgagagcttggtaagaagaacagagtgatttactgtatcaaaagctttcctgaggtccaagaacaccgcccctacaactccacccttgtcgagagaagattttattttctcaatgaagaggcatgtagctatttcagtggaatgcttggatctgaaaccaaactgcatggcgtggagagagggggagctgctgattaaataatggacaatctgctctgacacccatttttctgcaactttggaaatggccggaagaatgcttataggtcggtagttattcagagaagttgagtcaccggatttaaagacaggcaAGGCTGTCACGTCAGACTTTTGATATATTTCAGTGGCTCTTCTGCCTTCTCACGGCTGACAACGAggtgctctaaagcggccatgccaCAGACTGTCTGAAggaaagatgcattttcgggatgtaggcatagctagctagctaactgcatgtcgGAATTGCGTCGGATAAGCGGTGATTCGAacgaatgcacgaataatgaggaaaaaaaatttaaatcccATAGACACCAACAATTTGTGGAAAGTCCTGCATGCCAAAAGAGCAGAAAATGCAAAGGAAGGACCAACTCCAtttattttcctctctttgcaagaGTGTATTATCTGTAGCTGTAAAGACCAGGCACCCTAATACATTTGCCCATACTGCATACGAAACGTTTGTGTTTTGGCCATAGGTGAcaatgattgtttatatgtgccctgtgattggctcagTCAGCCGAgctagactccagctcaccctaatgaggacaagcactctAAAAGTTGGATGAGTGGGTGGACAGTTTGGGTTTTAATTAGAATTTCCTGAAAGGTACTGAAACTTTTTATGCTTCAGCGATTGACTGTAAGTAGATAAGAAATGGGGCTTTGTtggttggatggatgttgtgGAATGGCCTGGAGAGGTCTGACCTCCAGTGTTGCAATCAGGCAccttccctcaggcagcacAGGAAGGAAATCTCAGTGACATCTGGCTGTTGCCTTTGACCACCCAGCGCTTTAATGATCCCCACTCTGTCACAATCTCCACTCTGACTGATGCGAGTGGCGAGGCCAACTGCCGCCCCACCGCGCTCGTCGCCAGCATGGGGGCCCTCCCATTGCATAAGGTCCTATCTATCGTTCAtatatgtgagtgcgaagggttgtttgtttctatgtgccctgcgattggctggcgaccagtccagggcgtaccctgcctctcacccaaagtcggctgggataggctccagcacacccacgaccctagtgaggataagcgtatggaaaatgagtgaatgaatgaatattgtgCTGCATTATCCCTTGCTTGAGATTAAAAATTGTTCAGTTTGCGCTCTaacggaataaaaaaaaaaaaaaaaaaatcataattcattacacagtaaaaaaacaaaaacaaaacaaaaaacgtaatAATTATAAAGACATTGCATTGATGTGACTGCCTTTGCCTTGATATTTAAATTCAGCAGTATCGTGAGAGCTAAAGCTTTTTTGGCGCTTTTCATCAGATTCAGCTAGTTTAAACCTAAATACTCTGTCACAAGGTGAATTTCTGCATATTTAACAAGATGAGCGGAAGCCTCAGTGCTGGGAAGACAGAACAAATTGCTGAGGAGACAAGTTCTGAAGTGGACTTTGGGTCTCAGGAAGAAGTGCTGCTCGAGTGAGTCTATTTTAGCCGGCGACTGTTACTTTGTCTGCTGTTGAGTAACCAGCAGCTGGTCCCGGGAGTCTGCTATATCAGCCTTCTACTTCTTGATTATGTGAAACGCTATCAGTGTTTCCTAACTGTCTGCAAGGAGGAGTCAGTCATCCACAACTTTTGTCTGTGTGCCTTCTGttacattcattatttttccGTATCGTTTGAAACtttgcttcatttttgttcacataGTTCAGAATTAATTAAGCCAGAGACCTGATGTTTTCTTTTCGCACGTAGAAGAGAACAAATGACAATTACTTCCCTTGTCTGATGTCTGCGCTCTGGTCTACCACACAGTATCTGTTGGAGCAGCATTTCTAGATCCAAGTTGGCGCATTCATTTATTAAAACTGCCGTATTCATGATTAAGAATTGAATTCTATTCGAGTCATTCATGTATTAGGCCAGTATCATATCCCAATTCTGCAACCCCAAAACAAGTATGGGCCTCATCCTTGTAGTTTCAATTCAAGATGCTATTTCTCAATTCCTATAATGTCATCTATTTTTAGCTTTACAATATTGTATGTTAGAAAATGCTACCTGTAAATTGAAGGTTGCTTCCTGATTTGATGTGAAATAGAAGCAGTTTTATGTTCTGAACTTAATCGTATGCCTTTCAAGTCTTGATTTATATTTCACAGGTTGCAACATTTTAAGGAATGCATCTGCTTCATCCACGAATGTCGCCTGAATGGTGGAGCGTGTCTTGTTCACTGGTAGGCGATCAGTCATATTTGCTCCTTCATCGAAGCATAAACTGACATTACGACCACTTGCACAATCAAATGagatcaaatacaaaaacaaggtggccgttataaatataataatgtgtCGTATTGAGTGAGTCAGAAAAGCCTGATGCAATGTAGTTATACGCCACTGCAATCTCCACTGCCGtaataaacataaattaaaggAATTAGTCAGAACGGCCAAATTCATGATATAGCTCTTGTATGGGATCTCATTtgatgcaagtgtacctaatgttgtgtgtgACTGGTCAGACACTGAACTGTGTGCCTGCCGTACAGCCTTGCAGGTGTGTCGCGCAGCACTACCATGGTGGTGGCCTACCTGATGACTGTCACGCACTACAGCTGGGAGGAGTGTCTCACCGCAGTCAAGGCGGTTCGCTCCTTTGTTGGACCTAACTGCGGCTTCCAGGAGCAGCTGCAGGAGTACCAGACAACGCAAGTCTCagaggtgtatatatatacacacacgagTTTACCACTGACAACTTCTTTAAGTACATCTGTACAATGTACTGACATTCAATAATTATACttttataaagacaaaaaaaaacagtagaggGTTTCTGCAGGTGTATGAAAGATAGACTCTGGTTTGAATTGATTTTAATGTTGCCTTGCACGTTCAGATGCAACGTGTGCTGCCAGCAGTACTGACCAAGCCCACTGCGCAGAGAACGGGAACCGCAGGGGGGGTTGCTGGGATTGCATTAGCTCGGTACTGCTCGTCACGTGTTGTGGATCACTGTCAGCATTTTGCAACATGTGCAGGCATTGATTTTGAGGATTTGAGGGGAAatggcttttttgtgtgttagttCTGTGATAGTGATAACCGCAATGGAAATGTGGTTTACATTTTGTAGTGTAGTGTGTATTCattagaccagtggttctcaaagtgtggtacatggGCTCCTTCTAGTGGTACTTGAAAGAATCACTggctaagtacagttcagttatatttaacttttatgtgcaatacattttaattgaatcattaagtacagtttttttgtcttcctaatagcatagtgttaatgttcagactgcataatgttacattaGCTTACAATAATGTTGAATAAACCTGGGAATAAAATAGCTCTCGTTTTTTAATGAACAGTTAGGCCTTCTATGCTACTAAATGTTTGATAAGCGCTCccttagattaaaaaaatgccATCATATTTtgtgattggggggggggaagtaccCACATTCCTGAACGGTGCATCAAAATGGCTTACCCCCTGTCTAAGAAAAGACCAGCGTACTGGAAATACACTACGTCACCAGCCACAAGTAGAAgtgaatacagtactgtatgtttattattgtggttgttgtttgcaatggtgtagaactgcactacaTCATTATGAGAGCTGTTTGTAATAGTATCACACTCTtatgtaaccaaaatattagaaacatctctCAGAAGAACAAAACCGCAATATGAAACAAAGTAAATTATACTTTATACTCTATTGATGCAGTTCTTGTATTGGGTCTCATTATTGTTACATTTGTCTGTGTCGTTTATCATTTCACTATATGTGAAACTAGATGAAGGTTAAAGTGCATTTAGTACATTGAAAATAAACTCAATTGTATTTTAGGATATCCATA carries:
- the dusp22a gene encoding dual specificity protein phosphatase 22-A; its protein translation is MLELELRATRLNGLNRYISIIYKDQATMGNGMNKVVDGLYLGNIRDAENRQSLSQNGITHILSVYNNARPVFEDKTYLCIHAADASSQNLLQHFKECICFIHECRLNGGACLVHCLAGVSRSTTMVVAYLMTVTHYSWEECLTAVKAVRSFVGPNCGFQEQLQEYQTTQVSEYRAWLQSSFQGSPFNDQEQVGALLTQYTVQQENQRRAGDERWINQDVCALPSNPAHPEGSN